A region of the Oceanihabitans sp. IOP_32 genome:
AAAATCTACGGTGTCTTTAATTTGGCTATCATCCACTAACTTTTGTAGTGTATCAAGATTAATTCCTTGATACTCCACACGGTTAATATTTGTAAAACCAAATTTAGGAACACGTTTTTGAAGCGGCATCTGACCACCTTCAAAACCAAGCTTTTTAGAATAACCTGAACGAGATTTTGCTCCTTTGTGACCACGTGTAGCGGTACCACCTTTACCAGAACCTTGGCCTCGACCTATTCTTTTTCCTTGATTTTTTACAGAACCTTCTGCAGGTTTTAAATTACTTAAATCCATTTTCTGTCTTTATTTTTAAGCTTCTTCTACAGAAACTAAATGTGAAACTTTTGCAACCATACCAAGTATATTAGGCGTAGCTTCGTGCTCTTTAACTTGACCCATCTTTTTAAGACCAAGAGCTTCTAAAGTTCTTTTCTGTCTTAGCGTTCGATTAATTGCGCTTTTAACTTTTGTTACTTTAATTTTTGCCATTTCTTTTAAGTATTAAGTATTTAGTATTAAGATTCAAAATTTAATCACTAATGATGTTGTCTGATCTCTTAATACGCTGTAC
Encoded here:
- the rplO gene encoding 50S ribosomal protein L15 codes for the protein MDLSNLKPAEGSVKNQGKRIGRGQGSGKGGTATRGHKGAKSRSGYSKKLGFEGGQMPLQKRVPKFGFTNINRVEYQGINLDTLQKLVDDSQIKDTVDFETLFSNGLVGKNDLVKIMGRGELKSKLKVSAHKFTASAKAAIEAAGGEAVTL
- the rpmD gene encoding 50S ribosomal protein L30 encodes the protein MAKIKVTKVKSAINRTLRQKRTLEALGLKKMGQVKEHEATPNILGMVAKVSHLVSVEEA